The window GCAGGAGTGTCGGTGACGAGAGGGGGTCGGTCGAAGGACGATACGGCCGGCCGCGCATCGCCCCAGGGAAACCGCGCGGCACACAGCCCGCCGCGGGCGGCCTTCTCCCATTCCGCTTCGGTGGGCAGCCGATGGCCGAGGCCCGTCTCCTGAGCCAGCCAGGTGCAATAGGCCACGGCTTCGGGCCAGTTCACGCCGACCACCGGCTGAGCCGGATGGCTGAAGCGCGGATCGCCCCACCAGGGAGGCGACGCGGTTCCGGTCGAGGCGAGGAACGAGGCGTAGTCCCGGTTGGTGACGGGCGCTCGGGCGATGCGGAAGCTCTCGATCCAGACGCGGTGGCGGGGACGCTCGCCCGGGTGCCCTTCCTCCCAGCCCATCCAGAACCAGCCCGGAGGAATCTCCACCAGGTCCATGTGCTCTAGTATAATCAAGGCCTTGTATCAACCCCATGGAGAGACGACATGAACGTCGCGGAACGGATGTCCCGGCTCGGCACCGAGTCGGCCTTCGAGGTGCTGGCCAGGGCGCGGGCGCTCGAGCGGCAGGGCAAGGAGATCGTCCATCTGGAGATCGGCGAGCCCGATTTCGACACCCCCGTCCACATCCGGGAGGCGGCCAAGCGGGCGCTCGATACCGGGGCGACTCACTACGGTCCCTCCGCCGGCCTTCCCGAGTTGCGCGAAGCCATCGCCAAGGATGTGGCCGCCACGCGCAACATCGCGGTGACCCCGGAGGAGGTCGTCGTCACGCCGGGCGCCAAGCCGATCATGTACTTCGTGATCACGGCGCTCGTGAACCCGGGCGACGAGGTGATCTACCCGAACCCCGGCTTTCCCATCTACGAGTCCGTCATCAACTTCGTGGGTGGCGTCCCCGTGCCCATCCCGCTGCGTGAGGAGAGCGGCTTCGGCTTCGACCTGGCCGTGCTCGAGCAGAAGGCATCGTCGCGGACCAAGCTGATCATCATCAACTCCCCCCAGAACCCGACGGGCGGCGTGCTCGAGCCCGACCAGCTCGGACGGGTGGCCGAGATCGCCAAGCGGTATCGCATCCCCGTGCTGGCGGACGAGATCTACAAGGCCTTCCTCTACGACGGCGAGTTCGCCTCCATCACGCGATTCGCGGGGATGAAGGACCTCGTCATCATCCTCGACGGCTTCTCCAAGTCCTACGCGATGACGGGCTGGCGACTGGGATACGGCGTGATGCCGATCCCGCTCGCCGAGCACGTCACGCGGCTGATGGTGAACTCGAACTCCTGCACCGCCTCGTTCACCCAGCTCGCCGGCATCGCCGCGCTGCAGGGCGACCAGACGCCGGTGGCGCAGATGGTCGCCGAGTTCAGGCGACGCCGCGATCTGGTCGTGGACG is drawn from Candidatus Methylomirabilota bacterium and contains these coding sequences:
- a CDS encoding pyridoxal phosphate-dependent aminotransferase, translating into MNVAERMSRLGTESAFEVLARARALERQGKEIVHLEIGEPDFDTPVHIREAAKRALDTGATHYGPSAGLPELREAIAKDVAATRNIAVTPEEVVVTPGAKPIMYFVITALVNPGDEVIYPNPGFPIYESVINFVGGVPVPIPLREESGFGFDLAVLEQKASSRTKLIIINSPQNPTGGVLEPDQLGRVAEIAKRYRIPVLADEIYKAFLYDGEFASITRFAGMKDLVIILDGFSKSYAMTGWRLGYGVMPIPLAEHVTRLMVNSNSCTASFTQLAGIAALQGDQTPVAQMVAEFRRRRDLVVDGLNRLPGVSCRSPRGAFYVFPNVTGLRRPSAEVAEALLNEAGVAVLGGTAFGEYGEGYLRLSYANSEANLRAALQRMRPVCERLAG
- a CDS encoding SUMF1/EgtB/PvdO family nonheme iron enzyme, producing MDLVEIPPGWFWMGWEEGHPGERPRHRVWIESFRIARAPVTNRDYASFLASTGTASPPWWGDPRFSHPAQPVVGVNWPEAVAYCTWLAQETGLGHRLPTEAEWEKAARGGLCAARFPWGDARPAVSSFDRPPLVTDTPA